A window of Sphaerochaeta sp. genomic DNA:
CCGCCCTGGTCTCCGCTTACGACCGGAAAGAGCCGGTGGTCAGCTACTACTGGGAGCCGACCTGGCTGCTGGGCTCGTACGATTTCGTGCTGCTGCAGGATGACCCGTACGATGCGGAGCGTTTCCCCGATGGGTTTGGGGCCGCCCCGTCGGTGACGGTGACCATCGCGGTGAGCAACGCGTTCGCCAAGACCCATCCCGACCTGTGCGCGTTCCTGTCCCGGTATCATCTCTCTTCTCCGTTGATCAGCGAGGCGCTGGCCTACATGAAGGATACCGGAGCGGACCATGCGTCGACGGCCAGATGGTTGCTGGGAGAGCATCCCGAACTGCTCTCGTCGTGGCTGGACGGCGATGACCTCGCCAAAGCGAAAGCCGCGTTGGAAGGGGATGCGGTGGCGGAAAAGAAAGGGTGGCTGGACTTCCCGGTGACGCTGCCGCTGAACACGGCAAAGGTGGACCAATCGGTGCGTGCCTCGGCTTCCCAGTCCTCCGCAGGAGGCGGACAGAAGTTCCTCTCCGGTTTGGTCGGCTTCTTCTCCTGGATCCTCTCCCATCTTCCCTGGTTTGTCATCATTCTTGGTGTGGGCGTGCTGGGATGGCGAAGCCAGAAGAGCGTCGTCAAAGGGGTGGTGTACGCGCTCCTTGTCTCGGTGATCGGGCTGTTGGGGTTGTGGAGTGAGATGCTCACCACATTGTCCATCGTCCTTGCCAGCGTCCTGTTGGCGTTGGTGCTGGGGCTTCCCATCGGAGTGCTGGTCTCCTTTTCCAAACGGGCCGAGCGGATCGTCCGGCCGATTCTGGACGCCATGCAGACGATGCCGGCCTTCGTCTATTTGATCCCGGCGTTGCTGTTCTTCGGTATGGGCGGCCCGGCCGCCGTGATCGCCACGGTGATCTACGCCATTGTCCCGGTGATCCGCCTGACCTGCTTCGGCATCCAGAGCGTCGATCCCGAGGTGGTGGAGGCGGCGGTCGCCTTCGGTTCCACCCGATGGCAGACGCTGTGGAAGGTGCAGATCCCTCAGGCGCTTCCCACCATCATGACCGGCGTCAACCAGACGTTGATGATGGCCATGGCGATGGTGGTCACCTGCTCGATGATCGGGGCGCGGGGTCTGGGCATGGAAGTGCTCAACGCGGTGAACCGCATTGAGATCGGACGAGGCCTGGTGGCCGGTTCCTGCGTGGTCATCATGGCCATCGTGATGGACCGCATCACCCAGGGCAGGAAAGGAGAAGGCAAATGAGCTCCATCATTGAGATCAAGAACATCACCAAACTGTACGGTGGGGAAAAGGAAAAGGCAGCCCGTTTGCTTGCCCAAGGCGCGGACAAGGAGACGGTGCGCAAGAAGACCGGCGTGACGGCGGCCTTGTGGGACGTCAACCTGTCCATCCCCCAGGGGAAGGTGTTCGTCATCATCGGGCTGTCCGGCTCGGGCAAATCGACGCTGGTGCGGATGATCAACCGGTTGATCGAACCGACCAGCGGAACCATCCTGTTCCAGGGAACGATATCGGGGAACTGGATGGCAGGGGACTGAGGGAACTCAGGCGGAGCAAGGTCTCCATGGTGTTCCAGTCGTTCGGCCTGATGGACAACCGGGATGTGCTGGGCAATGTCGCCTACGGTTTGGAAGTGAACGGGGTGGACAAGGCGGAACGGGAGAAGCGGGCGATGAAGATCCTCTCCATGGTCGGGTTGGAAGGGTGGGAACACCAGAAGTGCGCCTCCCTCTCCGGAGGAATGCGGCAACGGGTCGGCATCGCCCGGGCCCTTGCCACCGACTGTCCGGTGCTGTTGATGGACGAGCCGTTCTCCGCGCTGGATCCTCTGGTGCGCCAGGACATGCAGTTCGAGCTCCTGCGCATCCAGCACAAGCTGAAGAAGACGGTGGTGTTCATCACCCACGACATGGACGAGGCGTTCAAGCTGGGCGACCGGATCGCCATCATGAAGGATGGCCGGGTCATCCAGGTTGCCACGCCGGAAGAGATGAGCCTGCATCCCGCCGACGACTACGTGAAGGCGTTCATCAGCAACGCCGACAAGACCAAGGTGCTGGCCGTCAGTTCCATCATGATCACGCCAAGCGTGCTGGTGCGCTCTTCGGACAGCATCCGCCATTCCATCCGGGTGATGACCCAGCATGGGCTCTCCTCCGCCTACGTGGTGGACGAGGATCTCAAGCTGCAGGGGATCATCGGCATCACCGAAGCGGTGCAGGGATATCGGGAAGGAAAAGAGGTGACGGACGTGGTCCGCACCGACGTGCCGACGGTCCGCAGTGCCGATCTTGTCTCCGCCATCATGCCGCTTGCCGCGGAAAGCCCGTTTCCGTTGGCCGTGCTGGATGACGAAGGGGTGCTGGCTGGCATCGTCACCAAGGCGAGCGTGTTGTCCGCATTGATGTAACCCGTTTGATTGCGTATCATGGGATGCATGAAAACGATTGTCTGTTTTGGTGACAGCAACACGTATGGTTCCAATCCCCACGGAGGAAGATGGGGGCACGATGTCCGTTGGCCGCGGGTTCTGCAGAGCTTGCTTGGCCCTTCGTACTACGTGGTGGAGGAGGGACTCGGAGGCCGTGAGACGGTCTTCGATGATCCGTTGGAGGGGGAGCGCAACGGGTTCGTCGCGCTGCCCTTTGTGCTGAAGACCCACAAGCCGTTCGATCTCCTTGTCATCTCACTGGGAACCAACGACACCAAGTCGATCTTCCACGCTTCATCGAAGGTGATCACCAAGGGGTTGGAACGGCTGGTGGTATACGCCCAGCGGTTTGACTATGGCCCGGGAAACCCGGTACCCAGGATCCTGTTGGTTTCTCCGATTCACGTCGGGACGGACCTTTCCCGTTGTCCGTTCCCCTCGTTTGACCAGGATTCCATCACGAAGAGCAGGCAGCTTGCTCCGCTGATCAAGGAACTGGCCGACCGCACCGGTTGCGCGTTCCTGGACGCGGCGCTGGTGGCGTCCCCCAGCCAGACGGACCAGATCCACATGGACAAGGAATCCCACCTTGCCCTTGCCCATGCCATCGCGGACAAAATACAGGAGATGGAAAGATGAAGCGGCATGCCCCCGGACGGTTCGATCCAGAGGCGCAGCGCGCCGTGATTATCCAGAGCGTCTGTACCGGGGAGCAGAGCCTGTGCTTCATCGACAAAAAGGATGGGACGGAACATCAGGTGGGCTGCATCCGCAGTCCTGAGGACCTGGAGGCCTATCTGAAGGAATATCATCTGCGCCTGTCGCAGATCGAGCGGGAGGTGTAGCATGCTGAATCGGGAAATTGAGGAAGAGATTAGGACGTTCGTCCATGAGCGGAACTGGGAACAGTTCCATACGCCGAAGGATCTGGCCATTTCCATCTCGCTGGAGGCCAACGAGCTGCTGGAGAAGTTCCAGTGGTCCGGCAAAGAGACGGATGTGCCGGCCAAGCGGGACGGGATGAAGGAAGAGCTGGCCGACGTGTTCATCTACTGCTTCATGATGGCTGATGCCATCGGGGTGGACCCCCGGTCCATCATCCAGGAGAAACTGGAACAGAACCGGAAGAAGTACCCCGTCTCGCTCTCCTACGGAAACTCCCTGAAATACACCGAGCTGAAAGGCTGACTACAGGTTTGCCCCGCTTCCTGAGCTCTGGGAGAACAGCCCATGGGTGTCGATCGTCCAGGCGTCGGTGACCGTCGGGGTGATGGTCATGTCGGTGGAGGTGAAGATCGATTTCTCCCGCTTGGTCTCCCCGTTGCTTGAAACCGCGCCATCCCAGAAGAAGTTGGTCGCGTCCTTTCCGTCGTATTCAGTGATGGTGTCCGCCTGTCCTCCGGCAAACGAAAGGACACCGGTGACGGAGAAGGAACGCGCTCCGCTTCCTTTCCCGTACAGCGCGATATTGCTTGCCGCATTCCCATAACTGGTCACCTCCTTGAGGCGCACCGCCGGATTGCTGTTGCTGGTGATGCCGCTCGCCCCGTTGGCGTAGGCGATGCTGTCCGAAAGGAGGTGTGGTACGGCGATGCCGTCCCCTCCCAGCTTGAAACCGTTGCCGTCTCCGTTCCCTGATCCATCGGACAGGCTCCCGTTGCCGTAGGCGACGCACCGCTGGATGGTCACCGCGCCGATCGGGCCGGTCTCGATTTTGGCGTACAGATCCCAGCCGTCATCGATGTTGTGGTAGGCGATGCAGTCGGAGAACAGGTTCCCGTCCCCGACGGTCAGTTTGGCGGCGAAGCCGTCGGCATTGTTCTGGGCGCTGTCGCAGTTGTCGTGGCTGATGCAACCGACCACCCGGTTGCGGGCAGGCCATTTCTCGTACGGTTCGGTGCTGGAGCCGGAGATCTGGATGCCGGTGTCCCCGCATCGGTAGGCGTAGACGCCTTGGACCAGGTTGTCGTTGCCGGCGATCTGCAGTCCCTTGACGTTGTCCGGCGTGTTGGTGATGTCGATGTTTTGGATCACCCAGTAGGAGCCCCACAGTTGCATGCCACCGCCCGCCATGGAGAAATCCAGAACGCTCCGGCTTTCCGCCTTGAGGGTTTTGGGTTTTCCCGGTTTTCCGTCATTGCCACGTTGGATGAGAAGCGGTCTGGTAAGATGATACTCCGGGTCGGTCAGCACGATCGTCTGGCTGGGGGCGCAGAACGCCACGGCGCTGGAGATATCCAGCGGGTCGCTTCGGCTTCCATCTCCGAACGGAGAGCCGTTGTTGGACGCGTACAGTGTGGTTCCGGGATAGGAGAGGTAGATGACGGACAGGGAGGTGGATACGGCCTGTGAGCTTGCCACATACCGTTTGGCTTCCTTGTCGTAGCTTGCCATGGTGGAGCCGGGGTACGGCGCCCATCCCTCCTTGGGCTGGAATGTGATCTCATAATCGTTGATGCCTTTCTCCAGCGTCAGGATTTTGGTGAAGGTGGTGTCCGCCGTTACGCGTTCCTTGTCCAGCAGCACCGGGCCGTTGTGCCGTTTGACGGTCAGATATCCGTCACAGTTTGCCACATAGGCGAACGGGTAGGCCGCGTCGCTGTACGTGGTGGGGCTGTCCACCTTGGTGGTGATGGGGATCAAATCCAGTGGTTTGGGGATTCCCGGAGGATCATCCGCTTTGTTCGTCGTGGTGAACTGGACGTCGTTGACGGTGACGTTGCACCCCCGGGCGACGACGAAGCCGACGTACAGATGGTCGGGATCCAGCACGGACAGGGCGTCCGGTTCGTACAGGATGTACTCCTCGATGGTGTCTTCGCTGGCGATGGTCCGCTTGAAGATGGCGTGGTAGCCGGTGTTGTCCTTCTTCAGGGTCAGGCGGTACACGTCTCCGGTCCGTACCAGATCGCTCTGGTCGTAGCTGAACGCGTGGCTTTCCGAGGTGCCGTATTGGGCGATGGCCTGGTCTCCTCCGTTGATGATCTCATCGGTAAGACCGGTGACGAACCGGGCTCCCAGCGTATCCTTGCTGGTCTTCTTCACGCCTCCGATCGTCTCCTCGAACTTCGTCGCGATGATGGCGGCGCTGTTGGTGTAGTGGTTGACCGACGAGACGCCTTGTTCCCCCAGCCGGTCCATGGCCATCAGGCCGAATCCTTCCTGTCCGTCGGCCACCGGATTGATGTAGTCGATGTGGAACGTCGCCGTCAGGGTGAAGTTCTCCGTCTTCGGATCCAGCGTAGTGTACAGGAACGATACGCCATCGTGGAATGCGGTGAATTTTCCCCCTTTCTCGATGATGGCCCCGTCCTTGCTGAAGGTGCAGCTGGCAAGCTGGAACGACAGGTCATCCCCATCCAGAAGGGTGAAGGTGTTCAGTGTCGGTTTGGTGCTCTGTCCGAATTCAGTGAACGTCCAGATCCGCTCCGCTTCTTTCCTCGCCGTTTTGGTGATCGTCTGGCTTTCCGCCTGCCCATTCCCCCGGGTCGCCCGTACCGTGATGGCGTATTTCGTCCCGACGGAAAGACCTTTCAGCGTGACGGAGGTGTCCGTGGTGCGGCTCACCGTGGCGAACATCCCACCGCGCACCGCCGTGACGGTGTATCCGTCCGCTTCCTTGACCGGATCCCATTGGACGAGCAGCGTCCCGCCTCCCAGGTTCCGTACCGTGACGGTGGGAGCCTGGAGCACCAGGGTGAAGGGGAACGAGACGGACGGGGAGTACTGGCTCTCCTCTCCTTTGACCGCCTTGACCCGGGTGAAGTACGTTCCGCTGGCATCCAACGTGAAGTATGCTTTTTTGGCGTCTTTCCTGCTTCGGCCCACCTTCTGGGTGGAGAGGAGATTCCCTTGGGCGTCGTACAGTTCCACTTCCGCCTTGTCCGCCGTTTCCGCTGAGGTGGACAGCGTGAAGGATACCTTCACGTCATTTCCGTCGGTATCAATGCCGGTGATCGTCGGCATCCAGTCGGAAGCCCAGAGGGACGTGACGCAAAGAAGGGTGAGCAGCAGCAGGGAAAGGCGTCGCATAGGCTACTCCACGACCACGGCGTACAGGTTGATGCCGCTTCCTTTGGAGAAAAGGAGGTACGAGCCATCCTGCAGAATGGTGAAGGTTCCGATCCCGGCATGGGCGCCGTCATCCGCCGGTGCGGTGATCGTCCCCACTTCCGTTCCGTCGGCGGTGGTGACCGCCAGGATCCGGGCGTCCGTCTTGGACGAGCTGTTCAGGTAGACGGTCAGCGTCTCTCCTGCTTTGGCGGGAACGGAGACGCACCGATAGGTGGGTTTCCCCGAGCCGTTCAGTTTGATCCGCAGGTTGAACACCTCTCCGTCGGCGGCTTCCCGCACCTGGTCGATCCGTTCGATGGTGACTCCTTTGTCCGCCGTGGCGATGATGGTCACGTCGTCGAACGTCTTTGAGGATGGCAGACTTGCGGGATCCAGATCATTTGCCGAAAGATACGCTTCGCTGAACGCGGGACTGACGCACAGAACCGCGAGCAGCAGGCAGAGCACAACATGTTTCATATCCAAACTCCTTTTTTTCAGTATAGATGCGCTTTTTTCGAAAAGAAGATGGATGTTTCTGGATATTTCCGACCACGCTAGGCATCTTCGCGCCTCTGTGGTAGGCTCTGGGTGTGTACCACGGCATTTTCTTCTGCGACATTGACGGCACGTTGATCCCCCATGGGCAGGCGTACGCTTCTCCTTCGCTGGTCTCCCTGATGCGTGAGGCGCCCCGGTCGGGGTGGCTGTTCTGCATCGACAGCGGCCGGATGTACCCGTCGGTGCGTCGGGCGTTCCCTGATATGGAAGACCACATGGTCGTCACCTGCAGTACCGGAGGACGGATGTTCTGGCAGGGGAAGGAGATCGGGGATGCGAAGACGATCGACCGTGAGACGGTGGAAAAGATCGCCAAGGACACGCTGGATGAAGGGTATGCCCTGCTGGTCGCCGCCGATGAGACGTTGTACATCCTGGGCAGGGAAGGCGCGTCTCTGGACGCGTTGCTTGCCAGACAGCACGCCACCGTCCGCCTGATCCATCATCTGGATGTGGTGGAAGGGAACATCCACCAACTGACCGTGGTGTATCCGCTCTCTGATCCCCAGGCCGTCCCCTTTTTCCAACAGCGGTGGGGTGGCGTGCTGAACGTCGCGACCAGCGGTTCCGGGTTGATCGACCTTGCGCCGGCAAACAAAGGGGATGGCGTACGGCGCGTCCTGGACTATTTCGGGGTTCCGGTGCAGCACTCCTGGGCGTTCGGTGATGATGAGAACGATGTGCCGATGTTCCAGGCGGTGGCATATCCCTTCGTGATGGAAAACGCGTCGGAATCGTTGAAACGGCGGTTTCCTTTGCACTGCCGGAGCGTCGAGGAGACGGTACGGGACATCATGGGATCGCCGGCACCAGGGGTGAAGGGATAACAATCCCATTGGTTTTCTCTGAGAGAGCGTTTTGTTTTGTTCCGGAAAAACGTATACGGGTTTCAGCTATGGAAGAGGTTGGGGAACGTTGGGTAAGATCGCATCAGGACGAATTGTTCAAGACGCATCATGATGAGATTGATGCGTACAATCTGCTCACGCTCAAACGGATTGTGTTGATCTTCGCGTTCCTGATGTTCATCCTCTTCCTGGTGGTGGTGTTTGATGATGAAAAAGCAGGTGTTGGTGCCGGTGTATTCGATCTGCTTTGGATGCGCGCTGATGATGGAAGGTCTGGCATATACAGCCTTTGGGAAGTGGCATCCGCGGATTCTCCTGTACATCTGGTTTTCCATCCTGATGCTGTTCAGCATCTACCTGAGCGTCATCTACCACCCGTATCAACGGGCCACCATCATGCTTGGACTGTTCTGCATCTTCCCGCTGTGCATTGTGGACAAGCCGCTGCGCGTCAACCTGTTTCTGGGAATATTCTTTGTGCTCCACGCCATTCTGAGTTTCAGAATGAAAGCATCTTCCATCGCCTCAGATGACCTGGTCAACAGTTTGTGCTTTTATCTTACCGGGGGGATTCTTGGCAGGACTGCCATCCTGACCAGGTTGATGGCCTATGAAGGGAAGCGCCGGTTATCCGTGGAAAAGGATACCGACATCCTGACCGGGCTGTTCAACCGGAGAAAGCTCTGTGAGGTATTGGCGTCGTTCGCCGACCGCCGCGTCCCGCATCCCTCCGGCGTGATGATGCTGGATATCGATGACTTCAAGAAGTACAACGACCGGTACGGCCATGTCCGTGGGGATGCCTGCCTGCAGAAGACCGGGGAGCTGTTGAACCGTATGGGAGGGGAGCGGAACATGGTCTCCTACCGGTACGGTGGCGAGGAGTTTGTCGTTTTGGTGTACGGAAGCGGTGGACAGAAGTTGTACGGGTTGGCGGAACGGATCCGCACGGCGA
This region includes:
- a CDS encoding ABC transporter permease subunit, translated to MRWPGFIAKNVYGYDWTEVPGSTPIIHEALMTGDVDVVMEEWTDNIPTYNADRDAGKFVELGINFNDNYQGFYIPRYVADANPGLKTVRDLKDYAFLFTDPEDPSKGRIFGGIPGWAITEIMEKKVTVYGLDGSYNYVVPGSNAALDAALVSAYDRKEPVVSYYWEPTWLLGSYDFVLLQDDPYDAERFPDGFGAAPSVTVTIAVSNAFAKTHPDLCAFLSRYHLSSPLISEALAYMKDTGADHASTARWLLGEHPELLSSWLDGDDLAKAKAALEGDAVAEKKGWLDFPVTLPLNTAKVDQSVRASASQSSAGGGQKFLSGLVGFFSWILSHLPWFVIILGVGVLGWRSQKSVVKGVVYALLVSVIGLLGLWSEMLTTLSIVLASVLLALVLGLPIGVLVSFSKRAERIVRPILDAMQTMPAFVYLIPALLFFGMGGPAAVIATVIYAIVPVIRLTCFGIQSVDPEVVEAAVAFGSTRWQTLWKVQIPQALPTIMTGVNQTLMMAMAMVVTCSMIGARGLGMEVLNAVNRIEIGRGLVAGSCVVIMAIVMDRITQGRKGEGK
- a CDS encoding CBS domain-containing protein: MTQHGLSSAYVVDEDLKLQGIIGITEAVQGYREGKEVTDVVRTDVPTVRSADLVSAIMPLAAESPFPLAVLDDEGVLAGIVTKASVLSALM
- a CDS encoding SGNH/GDSL hydrolase family protein, with protein sequence MKTIVCFGDSNTYGSNPHGGRWGHDVRWPRVLQSLLGPSYYVVEEGLGGRETVFDDPLEGERNGFVALPFVLKTHKPFDLLVISLGTNDTKSIFHASSKVITKGLERLVVYAQRFDYGPGNPVPRILLVSPIHVGTDLSRCPFPSFDQDSITKSRQLAPLIKELADRTGCAFLDAALVASPSQTDQIHMDKESHLALAHAIADKIQEMER
- a CDS encoding nucleotide pyrophosphohydrolase; amino-acid sequence: MLNREIEEEIRTFVHERNWEQFHTPKDLAISISLEANELLEKFQWSGKETDVPAKRDGMKEELADVFIYCFMMADAIGVDPRSIIQEKLEQNRKKYPVSLSYGNSLKYTELKG
- a CDS encoding fibronectin type III domain-containing protein translates to MRRLSLLLLTLLCVTSLWASDWMPTITGIDTDGNDVKVSFTLSTSAETADKAEVELYDAQGNLLSTQKVGRSRKDAKKAYFTLDASGTYFTRVKAVKGEESQYSPSVSFPFTLVLQAPTVTVRNLGGGTLLVQWDPVKEADGYTVTAVRGGMFATVSRTTDTSVTLKGLSVGTKYAITVRATRGNGQAESQTITKTARKEAERIWTFTEFGQSTKPTLNTFTLLDGDDLSFQLASCTFSKDGAIIEKGGKFTAFHDGVSFLYTTLDPKTENFTLTATFHIDYINPVADGQEGFGLMAMDRLGEQGVSSVNHYTNSAAIIATKFEETIGGVKKTSKDTLGARFVTGLTDEIINGGDQAIAQYGTSESHAFSYDQSDLVRTGDVYRLTLKKDNTGYHAIFKRTIASEDTIEEYILYEPDALSVLDPDHLYVGFVVARGCNVTVNDVQFTTTNKADDPPGIPKPLDLIPITTKVDSPTTYSDAAYPFAYVANCDGYLTVKRHNGPVLLDKERVTADTTFTKILTLEKGINDYEITFQPKEGWAPYPGSTMASYDKEAKRYVASSQAVSTSLSVIYLSYPGTTLYASNNGSPFGDGSRSDPLDISSAVAFCAPSQTIVLTDPEYHLTRPLLIQRGNDGKPGKPKTLKAESRSVLDFSMAGGGMQLWGSYWVIQNIDITNTPDNVKGLQIAGNDNLVQGVYAYRCGDTGIQISGSSTEPYEKWPARNRVVGCISHDNCDSAQNNADGFAAKLTVGDGNLFSDCIAYHNIDDGWDLYAKIETGPIGAVTIQRCVAYGNGSLSDGSGNGDGNGFKLGGDGIAVPHLLSDSIAYANGASGITSNSNPAVRLKEVTSYGNAASNIALYGKGSGARSFSVTGVLSFAGGQADTITEYDGKDATNFFWDGAVSSNGETKREKSIFTSTDMTITPTVTDAWTIDTHGLFSQSSGSGANL
- a CDS encoding Cof-type HAD-IIB family hydrolase, translated to MYHGIFFCDIDGTLIPHGQAYASPSLVSLMREAPRSGWLFCIDSGRMYPSVRRAFPDMEDHMVVTCSTGGRMFWQGKEIGDAKTIDRETVEKIAKDTLDEGYALLVAADETLYILGREGASLDALLARQHATVRLIHHLDVVEGNIHQLTVVYPLSDPQAVPFFQQRWGGVLNVATSGSGLIDLAPANKGDGVRRVLDYFGVPVQHSWAFGDDENDVPMFQAVAYPFVMENASESLKRRFPLHCRSVEETVRDIMGSPAPGVKG
- a CDS encoding GGDEF domain-containing protein; this encodes MMKKQVLVPVYSICFGCALMMEGLAYTAFGKWHPRILLYIWFSILMLFSIYLSVIYHPYQRATIMLGLFCIFPLCIVDKPLRVNLFLGIFFVLHAILSFRMKASSIASDDLVNSLCFYLTGGILGRTAILTRLMAYEGKRRLSVEKDTDILTGLFNRRKLCEVLASFADRRVPHPSGVMMLDIDDFKKYNDRYGHVRGDACLQKTGELLNRMGGERNMVSYRYGGEEFVVLVYGSGGQKLYGLAERIRTAISQVDIQGVHVTASIGVVATFASDRPDFSAVVDEADKAMYQAKRQGKNQVCFGCPMSSKPKRQYTKCEDSEGNPHQKA